One Malania oleifera isolate guangnan ecotype guangnan chromosome 9, ASM2987363v1, whole genome shotgun sequence DNA segment encodes these proteins:
- the LOC131163481 gene encoding uncharacterized mitochondrial protein AtMg00810-like: protein MQQPQGFVDLAHPTYVSKLHKALYGLKQAPRAWFDQLSSWLSEYGFQVSKADPSLFIFNTPAATIFLLVYVDDLVITASNSLAINTLIAATSKAFPVRDLGNLSFFLGLEIDHTTARLFISQRKYINNLLTRSNMLQCKPMSSPMAASLKLSKFGSLDFDDPVLYRSLVGGLQYLNFTWPDISFAVNKLCQFMHSPKLPHWSALKRVLRYLKGTINHGLFFTSHSGPVVQAYSDADWGGCPDDRRSTSGCCIFLGNHLISWSSKKQKSAARSSTEAKYKSLASSAAELIWLQFLLKELGIFLPQAPTLWCDNLGATYLCANPIFHSKTKHMDIDYHFVRDRVATNSLRISFCSTNNQIADILIKPLVSYKFLHFTMSLNGVDTPLDSRGRISSYNKPS from the coding sequence ATGCAACAACCTCAGGGTTTTGTGGATCTTGCTCATCCTACCTATGTCTCTAAGCTTCACAAAGCTCTTTATGGATTGAAGCAGGCTCCAAGGGCTTGGTTTGATCAGCTCAGTTCTTGGTTAAGTGAGTATGGCTTTCAAGTTTCGAAAGCTGATCCCTCCCTTTTCATCTTCAATACCCCGGCTGCTACAATTTTTCTGCTTGTCTATGTTGATGATCTTGTCATTACTGCATCAAATTCCTTAGCCATTAACACACTAATTGCTGCCACGAGCAAGGCCTTTCCTGTTCGAGATCTTGGCAATTTATCTTTCTTTTTGGGCCTTGAGATTGATCACACTACGGCTAGACTGTTCATCTCCCAACGAAAATACATCAACAACCTCCTCACCCGCAGCAACATGCTCCAATGCAAACCTATGTCCTCACCTATGGCTGCTTCACTCAAGCTCTCCAAATTTGGTTCACTTGACTTTGATGATCCAGTCCTCTACAGAAGTCTCGTTGGAGGTCTCCAATATCTCAACTTCACTTGGCCAGATATCTCATTTGCAGTGAACAAACTTTGTCAGTTCATGCATTCTCCCAAACTTCCTCATTGGAGTGCACTCAAACGTGTCTTACGATATCTCAAGGGCACCATCAATCATGGACTATTTTTTACCTCTCACTCAGGCCCTGTTGTTCAAGCTTATTCTGATGCAGATTGGGGTGGCTGTCCGGATGATCGTCGATCAACAAGTGGCTGTTGCATTTTTCTTGGCAACCATCTCATCTCATGGAGCTCTAAGAAACAAAAATCCGCTGCTAGATCATCTACTGAGGCTAAATACAAATCCTTGGCATCCTCTGCCGCTGAGCTAATTTGGCTCCAATTTCTTCTCAAGGAACTTGGCATATTTTTACCCCAAGCACCCACACTCTGGTGTGACAATCTTGGTGCTACTTACCTCTGTGCAAATCCTATTTTTCACTCAAAAACGAAGCATATGGACATTGACTACCATTTTGTGCGGGATCGTGTTGCTACTAACAGCCTCAGAATTTCTTTTTGCAGCACCAACAATCAAATTGCAGACATTCTTATCAAGCCACTAGTTTCATACAAATTCCTTCACTTTACAATGAGTCTCAATGGGGTTGACACCCCTTTGGACTCGAGGGGACGTATTAGCAGTTACAACAAACCCAGCTAA